From a region of the Triticum aestivum cultivar Chinese Spring chromosome 7D, IWGSC CS RefSeq v2.1, whole genome shotgun sequence genome:
- the LOC123168491 gene encoding elongation factor 1-alpha-like: MEVDTSGMIILVMSWNTSTTAQFASAIGKKTHIKIVVIWHLNSGKSTTTGHLMYKLGGIDKRLEKEAAEMNKKSIKYAWVVGKMKAELER, translated from the exons atggaagtggacacttccgggatgataattttggtaatgtcatggaacacttctacgacagcacag TTTGCTTCAGCCATTGGCAAGAAGACTCACATCAAGATTGTGGTCATTTGGCATCTCAACTCTGGCAAGTCGACCACCACTGGCCATCTGATGTACAAGCTTGGAGGTATTGACAAGAGGTTGGAGAAGGAAGCTGCTGAGATGAATAAGAAATCAATCAAATACGCGTGGGTGGTTGGCAAGATGAAGGCTGAGCTGGAAAGATGA